In one Cronobacter dublinensis subsp. dublinensis LMG 23823 genomic region, the following are encoded:
- a CDS encoding MFS transporter, whose amino-acid sequence MNDNKMTPVELRATWGLGTVFSLRMLGMFMVLPVITTYGMALQGASEALIGLAIGIYGLAQAIFQVPFGLLSDRIGRKPLIVGGLAIFVIGSLVAALTDSIWGIILGRALQGSGAIAAAVMALLSDLTREQNRTKAMAFIGVSFGVTFAIAMVLGPIITHALGLHALFWMIAVLATAGIIITLWVVPDSGSHVLNRDSGMVKGCFRKVLAEPTLLKLNFGIMCLHILLMSTFVALPGQLEAAGYPAAAHWKVYLCTMLISFVSVVPFIIYAEAKRKMKRVFLFCVALLLIAEIVLWGAGPHFWELIVGVQLFFVAFNLMEALLPSLISKESPAGYKGTAMGVYSTSQFLGVAIGGSLGGWLDGLFDSQTVFLVGALLATVWLLVSTTMKEPPYVSSIRVEIPPEVTADESLAQRLRETAGVSEAVVVADERSAYLKIDTKVTNRVEIEQQIRHA is encoded by the coding sequence ATGAACGATAACAAAATGACGCCAGTCGAGTTGCGCGCGACATGGGGTTTAGGGACGGTTTTTTCTTTGCGCATGCTCGGCATGTTTATGGTGCTGCCGGTCATTACTACTTACGGAATGGCGCTACAGGGCGCCAGCGAAGCGCTGATTGGCCTCGCTATCGGTATTTACGGCCTCGCGCAGGCGATTTTCCAGGTGCCGTTTGGCCTGCTCTCTGACCGTATTGGTCGTAAACCGCTGATTGTCGGCGGCCTCGCGATTTTTGTTATCGGCAGCCTGGTCGCCGCGCTGACCGACTCCATCTGGGGCATTATTCTCGGGCGCGCATTACAGGGCTCCGGCGCTATCGCCGCCGCCGTGATGGCCCTCCTCTCTGACCTCACCCGCGAACAGAACCGCACCAAGGCGATGGCCTTTATCGGCGTCAGCTTCGGGGTGACGTTCGCCATCGCGATGGTGCTCGGCCCGATTATCACCCACGCGCTCGGCCTGCATGCGCTGTTCTGGATGATCGCGGTGCTCGCGACGGCGGGCATTATCATTACGCTCTGGGTCGTGCCCGACAGCGGCAGCCACGTGCTGAACCGCGACTCCGGCATGGTGAAGGGCTGCTTTCGTAAAGTGCTGGCGGAGCCGACGCTGCTGAAGCTCAACTTCGGCATCATGTGCCTGCATATCCTGCTGATGTCGACCTTCGTCGCACTACCCGGCCAGCTCGAAGCGGCAGGTTATCCGGCAGCGGCGCACTGGAAGGTCTATCTCTGCACCATGCTGATTTCGTTCGTCTCGGTGGTACCGTTTATCATTTACGCCGAAGCGAAGCGCAAAATGAAACGCGTGTTTCTCTTCTGCGTGGCGCTACTACTGATTGCGGAAATCGTCCTGTGGGGCGCTGGTCCGCACTTCTGGGAGCTTATCGTCGGCGTACAACTGTTCTTCGTGGCGTTTAACCTGATGGAAGCGCTGCTGCCGTCGCTTATCAGCAAGGAGTCGCCGGCGGGCTATAAAGGCACCGCGATGGGCGTTTACTCCACCAGCCAGTTCCTGGGTGTCGCGATCGGCGGCTCGCTCGGCGGCTGGCTCGACGGCCTCTTTGACTCGCAAACGGTGTTTCTGGTGGGCGCGCTGCTGGCGACTGTCTGGCTGCTGGTCAGTACCACGATGAAAGAGCCGCCGTATGTCAGCAGCATTCGCGTGGAAATTCCGCCTGAGGTGACGGCGGATGAATCGCTCGCGCAGCGTTTGCGGGAGACCGCAGGCGTCAGCGAAGCGGTGGTAGTGGCCGATGAGCGCAGCGCGTATTTAAAAATCGACACTAAAGTGACGAACCGCGTCGAGATAGAACAGCAGATCCGCCACGCGTAA
- the cyoE gene encoding heme o synthase, giving the protein MIKQYLQVTKPGIIFGNLISVIGGFLLASKGSIDYPLFLFTLVGVSLVVASGCVFNNYIDRDIDRKMERTKNRVLVKGLISPKMSLVYATLLGIAGFMLLWFGANPLAMWLAVMGFVVYVGVYSLYMKRHSVYGTLIGSLSGAAPPVIGYCAVTNEFDTGALILLAIFSLWQMPHSYAIAIFRFKDYQAANIPVLPVVKGISVAKNHITLYIIAFAVATLMLSLGGYAGYKYLVVAAAVSVWWLGMALRGYKAENDKVWARKLFVFSIVAITSLSVMMSVDFMVPDSHSLMTYVW; this is encoded by the coding sequence ATGATTAAGCAATACCTGCAAGTAACGAAACCAGGCATCATTTTCGGCAACCTGATATCGGTTATCGGGGGATTCCTGCTGGCTTCCAAAGGCAGCATCGATTATCCCCTGTTCCTTTTCACCCTCGTGGGGGTGTCGCTGGTCGTGGCGTCCGGTTGTGTGTTTAACAACTACATCGACCGTGATATCGACCGCAAAATGGAGCGCACCAAAAACCGTGTGCTGGTGAAAGGACTGATTTCGCCGAAAATGTCGCTGGTGTACGCCACCTTGTTGGGTATTGCTGGCTTTATGCTGCTCTGGTTCGGCGCCAACCCGCTGGCGATGTGGCTCGCGGTCATGGGCTTCGTGGTCTATGTCGGGGTTTATAGCCTCTACATGAAACGCCACTCGGTCTATGGCACGTTGATTGGCTCGCTGTCGGGCGCGGCGCCGCCGGTTATCGGCTACTGCGCGGTGACCAACGAGTTCGATACCGGCGCGTTGATCCTGCTTGCGATTTTCAGCCTGTGGCAGATGCCGCACTCCTACGCGATTGCGATTTTCCGCTTTAAGGATTATCAGGCCGCCAATATTCCGGTGTTGCCGGTGGTAAAAGGGATCTCTGTGGCGAAAAACCATATCACCCTTTATATCATCGCCTTCGCCGTGGCGACGCTGATGCTCTCGTTAGGGGGTTATGCCGGGTATAAATACCTGGTGGTGGCGGCAGCGGTCAGCGTCTGGTGGCTTGGCATGGCCCTGCGCGGCTACAAGGCTGAAAATGACAAAGTCTGGGCGCGCAAACTGTTTGTGTTCTCGATTGTCGCGATTACGTCGCTGAGCGTGATGATGTCCGTGGACTTTATGGTGCCGGATTCACATAGTCTGATGACTTACGTCTGGTAA
- a CDS encoding cytochrome o ubiquinol oxidase subunit IV produces the protein MSHSTDHNGAHHGGVKTYLIGFILSVILTVIPFWMVMNGSASHGTLLGVVVATAVVQILVHLVCFLHMNASSEERWNLVAFVFTLLIIAIVVVGSIWIMWNLNYNMMVH, from the coding sequence ATGAGTCATTCAACCGATCACAACGGCGCTCATCACGGTGGCGTCAAGACGTACCTGATCGGGTTTATCCTGTCGGTTATTCTGACAGTAATCCCGTTCTGGATGGTCATGAACGGCTCCGCATCTCACGGCACCCTGCTGGGTGTGGTCGTGGCAACCGCAGTCGTACAGATTCTGGTTCACCTGGTGTGCTTCCTGCACATGAACGCCTCCTCTGAGGAGCGCTGGAACCTGGTAGCCTTTGTCTTTACGTTGCTGATTATCGCGATTGTAGTGGTAGGCTCTATCTGGATTATGTGGAACCTGAATTACAACATGATGGTTCACTAA
- a CDS encoding cytochrome o ubiquinol oxidase subunit III, with product MSTESINHELAHGSHEHGHHDAGANKVFGFWIYLMSDCILFACLFATYAVLVNGTAGGPTGKDIFELPFVLVETFLLLFSSITYGMAMIAMNKNNQSQVMSWLALTFLFGAGFVAMEIYEFHHLIAEGFGPDKSGFLSAFFTLVGTHGIHVTSGLIWMIVMMIHVSRRGLTHNNRARLMCLSMFWHFLDVVWICVFSVVYLMGAM from the coding sequence ATGTCAACTGAGAGCATTAATCACGAACTTGCCCATGGCAGCCATGAGCATGGGCACCACGATGCAGGAGCGAACAAAGTGTTCGGCTTCTGGATCTACCTGATGAGCGACTGCATTCTCTTTGCATGTCTGTTTGCCACCTATGCCGTTCTCGTGAACGGCACGGCGGGGGGCCCGACCGGGAAAGACATTTTCGAACTGCCGTTTGTGCTGGTTGAAACTTTCCTGCTGTTGTTCTCCTCCATCACGTATGGCATGGCGATGATCGCCATGAACAAAAACAACCAGAGCCAGGTCATGTCCTGGCTCGCCCTGACCTTCCTGTTTGGCGCAGGGTTCGTGGCGATGGAAATCTATGAATTCCATCATCTGATCGCGGAAGGCTTCGGCCCGGATAAGAGCGGCTTCCTGTCAGCGTTCTTTACTCTGGTCGGCACCCACGGTATCCACGTAACTTCTGGCCTTATCTGGATGATCGTGATGATGATTCACGTCTCCCGCCGCGGTCTGACCCATAACAACCGCGCGCGCCTGATGTGCCTGAGCATGTTCTGGCACTTCCTGGACGTAGTGTGGATCTGTGTATTCTCTGTAGTCTATCTGATGGGGGCGATGTAA
- the cyoB gene encoding cytochrome o ubiquinol oxidase subunit I, translating to MFGKLTLDAIPYHEPIIMVTVAAIIVGGLALVAAITYFGKWSYLWNEWLTSVDHKRLGVMYILVAIVMLVRGFADAIMMRTQQLLAASGEAGFLPPHHYDQIFTAHGVIMIFFVAMPFVIGLMNLVVPLQIGARDVAYPFLNNLSFWFTVVGVILVNVSLGVGEFAQTGWVAYPPLSGIEYSPGVGVDYWIWSLQLSGIGTTLTGINFFVTILKMRAPGMTMFKMPVFTWASLCTNVLIIVSFPILTVTIALLTLDRYLGTHFFTNDMGGNMMMYVNLIWAWGHPEVYILVLPVFGVFSEITSTFSKKRLFGYTSLVWATIAITVLSFIVWLHHFFTMGSGANVNAFFGITTMIIAIPTGVKIFNWLFTMYQGRIQFHSSMLWTIGFIITFSIGGMTGVLLAVPGADFVLHNSLFLIAHFHNVIIGGVVFGCFAGMSYWWPKAFGYKMNETWGIRAFWFWIIGFFVTFMPLYAMGFMGMTRRVSQNIDPMFQPLMIVAEIGALLIACGILCIVLQIYVSVRDRHLNRDLTGDPWGGRTLEWATSSPPPFYNFAVVPEIHERDAFWEMKDKGEAYKQPAHYEEIHMPRNSAAGIFIGAFSTIFGFAMIWHIWWLAILGFAGIVITWIAKSFDEDVDYYVPVATVEKLENQHFEEITKAGLKNVN from the coding sequence ATGTTCGGAAAACTTACACTGGATGCAATTCCGTACCATGAGCCAATTATCATGGTTACGGTGGCTGCCATTATCGTCGGGGGTCTGGCGCTAGTTGCAGCTATCACTTACTTCGGTAAGTGGTCTTATCTGTGGAACGAGTGGCTCACGTCTGTGGACCACAAACGTCTGGGGGTAATGTATATCCTCGTGGCTATCGTGATGCTGGTTCGCGGCTTCGCGGACGCCATCATGATGCGTACCCAGCAGTTGCTGGCGGCCTCCGGCGAAGCCGGGTTCCTGCCGCCGCATCACTACGATCAGATCTTTACCGCCCACGGCGTTATCATGATCTTCTTCGTGGCGATGCCGTTCGTTATCGGTCTGATGAACCTGGTGGTTCCGCTGCAGATCGGCGCGCGCGACGTGGCATATCCGTTCCTGAACAACCTGAGCTTCTGGTTCACCGTTGTCGGGGTAATCCTTGTGAACGTCTCTCTGGGCGTGGGCGAGTTCGCTCAGACCGGTTGGGTGGCCTATCCGCCGCTCTCGGGTATTGAGTACAGTCCGGGCGTTGGGGTGGACTACTGGATCTGGAGTCTCCAGCTCTCCGGTATTGGTACGACACTGACCGGTATCAACTTCTTCGTGACCATTCTGAAGATGCGTGCGCCGGGCATGACCATGTTCAAAATGCCGGTATTCACCTGGGCGTCGCTGTGTACTAACGTCCTGATTATCGTCTCCTTCCCGATCCTGACCGTTACGATTGCGTTGCTAACCCTGGACCGCTATCTGGGCACCCATTTCTTTACCAATGATATGGGCGGCAACATGATGATGTACGTGAACCTGATTTGGGCCTGGGGCCATCCGGAAGTGTACATCCTGGTTCTGCCGGTGTTTGGTGTGTTCTCTGAAATCACCTCCACCTTCTCGAAGAAACGTCTGTTCGGTTACACCTCCCTCGTATGGGCGACTATCGCGATTACCGTGCTGTCGTTCATCGTGTGGCTGCACCACTTCTTCACCATGGGCAGTGGCGCGAACGTGAACGCCTTCTTTGGTATCACCACGATGATTATCGCCATCCCGACCGGGGTGAAGATCTTCAACTGGCTGTTCACCATGTATCAGGGCCGCATCCAGTTCCACTCCTCCATGCTGTGGACTATCGGCTTCATCATCACCTTCTCCATCGGTGGTATGACCGGCGTGCTGCTGGCAGTACCGGGCGCAGACTTCGTACTGCACAACAGCCTGTTCCTGATTGCGCACTTCCATAACGTGATTATCGGTGGTGTGGTCTTCGGGTGCTTCGCCGGTATGAGCTACTGGTGGCCGAAAGCCTTTGGCTACAAGATGAACGAAACCTGGGGCATCCGTGCTTTCTGGTTCTGGATCATCGGCTTCTTCGTGACCTTTATGCCGCTGTACGCCATGGGCTTCATGGGTATGACGCGTCGCGTTAGCCAGAACATCGACCCGATGTTCCAGCCGCTGATGATTGTGGCTGAAATCGGCGCGCTGCTGATTGCCTGCGGTATCCTGTGCATCGTTCTGCAGATCTACGTGAGTGTTCGCGACCGTCATCTGAACCGCGACCTGACTGGCGACCCGTGGGGCGGCCGTACGCTGGAGTGGGCAACCTCTTCTCCGCCGCCGTTCTATAACTTCGCAGTAGTACCGGAAATCCACGAGCGCGATGCGTTCTGGGAAATGAAAGACAAAGGTGAAGCTTACAAGCAGCCGGCGCACTATGAAGAAATTCATATGCCGCGCAACAGCGCAGCGGGTATTTTCATCGGCGCGTTCAGCACCATCTTTGGCTTCGCGATGATCTGGCACATCTGGTGGCTGGCTATCCTGGGCTTCGCGGGTATCGTTATTACCTGGATTGCGAAGAGCTTCGATGAAGACGTGGATTACTACGTACCGGTAGCCACCGTTGAGAAACTGGAAAACCAGCACTTCGAAGAAATCACCAAAGCAGGGCTGAAAAATGTCAACTGA